The genome window GGAGAGTAATGATCTCAGAAGTGCCCACCATTGCCATTGACTTAGTTGAAATAGAGGCTAACACAAGTGTGCTCAATGATGAGTTCATCGCTCACCGACTTGGCCTTATTCCTCTGACAAGTGATCGCGCTATGAGCATGCGCTTGTCGCGTGATTGTGATGCGTGTGATGGTGATGGGGAGTGTGAATTTTGCTCTGTGGAGCTGCATTTGAGTGTTAAGTGTGTTGGTGAGCAGCATTTGGAGGTCACGAGTGATGATCTTATTCCTTCGGATCATAATGTTGTCCCTGTTGGCTACTCTGGTCCCGGAGATTCTGAGCCGAAAAGGTCAATCACTTTTTTTTGTGTGTAGTTGtttgttgaattttttaaattttatatgatccTCACAAGAACTCATTTTAGCCACTAGAATCCCTAtgttaaatcttgaaaaatgATTAACACAATCCTGATTGGCGGATGATGTGTGAGCCACATGGATTACAAATAAAACGAGAACTTGAGGAAATATAGAAAGATTGTAGCAAACACATCATCTGTTTGTTAacattttcattaatatttttgcaaGACTTAACGGAGTGAAATATGTAGTGATTATAGTTACTTAAACGAATTCTGGTGGAGATGGGGTAGTCACTTGATAGGAGAATTGATGAGAATGGTGGGCACTTTGATATAATACCCGTTTTCTACTGTAAGCCCTTCTTTTGTTAGCATAAGATATGAGTCCAGATCCCCCTGTTAGTCACTTTCTGCTGTAGAACATCGCGGAAGCTGTTAAATCTTAGTTATTCATTCATTAATTCATCTGTGTACGAGCAATTGACACGGATTATAAGACATTTAATTGTGGCTACAGAATTGAAACCTAAGGGAAACACTTGTTATACTGTGTTTTTTCGCGCATCAAATGTAGCAATTTAACCAGTGGCCTGTGTCTAACAGGGGATTGCTTGCAGAACTGTGATTACCTTGTTCTGTGCCTAAGTGTAGATTATTGTCAAATGATTaaagtttaatttattttccagCAATTGATTATGAATCTGAtttcatttaattataatttatataggaTATGCATGTAAAATGatgataaatttgattaaaacACTTGCTGATACCTGCAAGTTTTTGAACTGTTTAGGGGAATAGTAATTGTGAAGCTAAATCGAGGACAAGAACTGAAGTTGAGGGCCATTGCCCGAAAAGGGATTGGGAAGGATCACGCAAAGTGGTCGCCTGCTGCAACCGTTACTTTCATGTATGAACCCGCCATCTATATCAATGAAAATATGATGGATAGCCTAACACTCGAAGAGAAACAAGGTTTCGTTGATAGCAGTCCAACCAAAGTCTTTGAAATTGATGATAAAACCCAACAGGttggtttttcattttttaacctCTGATTTTTTGTCTACTTGAATTGATCAGAACATTGTTCTCTACTGCTGTCAGGTGAAAATTGTTGATCCAGAGGCGTACGCTTATGATGACGAGGTGATCAAAAAAGCAGAAGCAATGGGGAAGCCTGGACTGGTGGAAATCTATGCAAAGGAAGACAGCTTTATCTTCACTGTTGAAACCACTGGTGCACTCAAAGCTTCGCAGTTGGTTCTG of Daucus carota subsp. sativus chromosome 3, DH1 v3.0, whole genome shotgun sequence contains these proteins:
- the LOC108215338 gene encoding DNA-directed RNA polymerases II, IV and V subunit 3, producing MERASYQRFPTVKIRDLKNDYAKFELRDTDASIANALRRVMISEVPTIAIDLVEIEANTSVLNDEFIAHRLGLIPLTSDRAMSMRLSRDCDACDGDGECEFCSVELHLSVKCVGEQHLEVTSDDLIPSDHNVVPVGYSGPGDSEPKRGIVIVKLNRGQELKLRAIARKGIGKDHAKWSPAATVTFMYEPAIYINENMMDSLTLEEKQGFVDSSPTKVFEIDDKTQQVKIVDPEAYAYDDEVIKKAEAMGKPGLVEIYAKEDSFIFTVETTGALKASQLVLNAIDVLKQKLDSVRVSDDTAEADEQFGDLGAHMRGEDVPTW